Proteins from a genomic interval of Chitinophagales bacterium:
- the icd gene encoding NADP-dependent isocitrate dehydrogenase: MTMSGQKVQIENGKLIVPNNPVIPFIEGDGIGVDIWPASQLVFDAAVEKAYGGKRKIEWKEVYAGEKAFNLTGEWLPKATLDAIDEYLIAIKGPLTTPVGGGIRSLNVALRQILDLYACVRPVRWFEGVPSPVKEPGLVDMIIFRENTEDIYAGIEYLNGTPENEKVKKFLIEEMGVTEIRFPDTVSLGVKPVSVEGTERLVKAALDYAITNKSKSVTLVHKGNIMKFTEGKFKEWGYALAKREYHAKDLDGGPWQVIDNNGNELIVKDVIADAFLQQILLRPAEYDVIATLNLNGDYISDALAAIVGGIGIAPGANINYTTGKAIFEATHGTAPKYAGQDKVNPSSVILSGEMMLRYMGWNEAADLIIKGIEGAIDSKRVTYDFHRQMEGATKVSCSGFGEEIVKNM, encoded by the coding sequence ATCACAATGAGTGGACAAAAAGTACAAATCGAAAACGGTAAGTTAATAGTTCCTAATAATCCTGTTATTCCATTTATTGAAGGAGATGGTATTGGAGTAGATATTTGGCCTGCATCTCAACTGGTTTTTGATGCCGCAGTAGAAAAAGCTTATGGCGGTAAGCGAAAAATCGAATGGAAGGAAGTATATGCAGGTGAAAAAGCCTTCAATTTGACAGGTGAATGGTTGCCAAAAGCTACTTTGGATGCTATTGATGAATATTTGATTGCTATCAAAGGCCCATTGACTACTCCTGTTGGGGGTGGTATCCGTTCATTGAATGTAGCACTTCGTCAGATATTGGATTTGTATGCATGTGTGCGTCCTGTGCGTTGGTTTGAAGGAGTTCCTTCACCTGTAAAAGAACCAGGTTTGGTGGATATGATTATCTTCCGTGAAAATACAGAAGACATCTATGCAGGTATTGAATACCTAAATGGCACACCTGAGAATGAGAAAGTAAAGAAATTTTTGATTGAAGAAATGGGTGTGACAGAGATTCGTTTCCCTGATACGGTTTCATTAGGTGTAAAACCTGTTTCGGTTGAAGGTACGGAACGTTTGGTAAAAGCTGCTCTGGATTATGCAATTACCAACAAAAGTAAATCTGTGACATTGGTTCACAAAGGCAACATCATGAAATTTACAGAAGGTAAATTCAAAGAATGGGGTTATGCTTTGGCTAAACGGGAATACCATGCAAAAGATTTGGACGGTGGACCTTGGCAGGTGATTGACAACAATGGCAATGAACTTATTGTAAAAGATGTAATTGCAGATGCTTTCTTACAGCAAATTTTGCTGCGTCCTGCGGAATATGATGTAATCGCAACATTGAATCTGAATGGGGACTATATTTCTGATGCTTTGGCTGCAATTGTTGGCGGTATTGGTATCGCTCCTGGTGCTAACATCAACTACACAACTGGTAAAGCAATTTTTGAAGCAACTCACGGTACTGCACCCAAATATGCTGGTCAAGATAAAGTGAACCCTTCTTCTGTGATTCTTTCTGGTGAAATGATGTTGCGTTATATGGGATGGAACGAAGCAGCAGACTTAATTATCAAAGGTATTGAAGGTGCGATTGATAGCAAACGTGTTACTTATGATTTCCATCGTCAAATGGAAGGAGCAACTAAGGTTTCTTGCTCTGGATTTGGAGAGGAGATTGTAAAAAACATGTAG
- a CDS encoding ribose-phosphate pyrophosphokinase, producing the protein MNSEIQLFGGRSSRVLAERIAEAYDKPLSDVEVLEFNDGEFQPQLKESVRGHHVFLIQSTIAPADNIWELLMLIDAAKRASAKYITVIIPYYGYARQDRKDRSRVPIAAKLMANMLVTAGANRLMTMDLHAPQIQGFFDIPVDHLDSSFIFVPYLQELGLSDLTFASPDAGSANRTRLFAQKCGNAGLVICEKYRKKAGEVAGMTVIGDVKDKNVVIVDDIVDSAGTLTSAAKALMEKGAQSVRAICTHPVLSGEAYERVQSSLLTELVVCDTIPLKQKCDKIKVLSVAPLFGKSIKRLLENRSISSLFIQKHR; encoded by the coding sequence ATGAATTCGGAAATACAGTTATTTGGAGGTCGTAGTTCGAGGGTTTTAGCAGAAAGAATAGCAGAAGCGTATGATAAACCTTTGAGCGATGTAGAAGTGTTGGAATTCAATGATGGAGAATTCCAGCCGCAGTTAAAAGAATCAGTAAGAGGTCATCATGTATTTTTGATTCAATCTACAATTGCTCCTGCTGATAATATATGGGAATTACTAATGTTAATTGATGCTGCAAAAAGAGCATCAGCAAAATACATTACCGTAATTATTCCTTACTATGGATATGCGAGACAGGATAGAAAAGATAGATCCAGAGTACCAATTGCTGCAAAATTAATGGCAAATATGTTGGTGACGGCGGGTGCTAATCGATTGATGACAATGGATTTACATGCGCCACAGATACAAGGTTTTTTTGATATTCCCGTAGATCACTTAGACAGTTCTTTTATTTTTGTACCCTATCTCCAAGAGTTAGGTTTATCCGATCTTACTTTTGCATCACCAGATGCGGGTAGTGCCAATCGAACCAGATTATTTGCTCAAAAATGTGGAAATGCAGGTTTGGTTATATGTGAAAAGTACCGTAAAAAAGCGGGAGAAGTAGCAGGTATGACAGTAATCGGCGATGTGAAAGATAAAAATGTAGTGATTGTAGATGATATTGTTGATAGTGCAGGAACATTGACCAGTGCAGCAAAAGCTTTGATGGAGAAAGGAGCGCAAAGTGTAAGGGCTATCTGTACACATCCTGTACTAAGCGGCGAAGCTTACGAGCGTGTACAAAGTTCATTACTGACTGAATTGGTCGTATGTGACACGATTCCTTTAAAACAAAAGTGTGATAAAATAAAGGTACTGTCCGTAGCACCTTTGTTTGGAAAATCAATAAAAAGGTTATTAGAAAATCGTTCTATAAGTTCACTGTTTATTCAAAAACACAGATAA
- a CDS encoding 50S ribosomal protein L25/general stress protein Ctc, with product MKAIAIEGTIRNSSGKKAAKEVRREDMVPCVVYGGEENVHFSAPMSAIRPLIYTPDFNTISVTVEGKTYSTIIKDFQSHPVTDSIMHVDFQELVPNRPIFTEIPVRLTGLAKGVKAGGKLMLKMRTLKVKALPENLVSEIKVDVTPLEVGKSVRVRSVNIEGIEVMNSPATPIASVDITRALRSAAAAAATAAAAAAKGAKKKK from the coding sequence ATGAAAGCAATAGCAATTGAAGGAACTATCCGCAACTCAAGTGGAAAGAAAGCTGCAAAAGAAGTTAGAAGAGAAGATATGGTTCCATGTGTAGTGTATGGGGGAGAGGAAAATGTTCACTTCTCAGCTCCAATGTCTGCTATACGTCCTTTGATTTACACGCCTGATTTCAATACTATATCCGTTACAGTCGAAGGAAAAACCTATAGCACTATTATAAAGGATTTTCAAAGCCATCCTGTAACAGATTCAATTATGCATGTCGATTTTCAAGAATTGGTGCCTAATCGTCCTATCTTCACAGAAATACCTGTTCGATTGACAGGTTTGGCTAAAGGAGTGAAAGCTGGAGGTAAATTGATGTTGAAGATGCGTACTTTGAAGGTAAAAGCATTGCCTGAAAACCTTGTTTCAGAGATAAAGGTAGATGTTACTCCCCTTGAAGTAGGTAAATCAGTAAGAGTTAGATCTGTAAACATAGAAGGAATTGAGGTAATGAATTCACCTGCAACACCTATTGCATCTGTTGATATTACCAGAGCATTGAGAAGTGCTGCTGCCGCTGCTGCTACTGCCGCCGCCGCTGCTGCAAAAGGTGCGAAAAAGAAAAAATAA
- the pth gene encoding aminoacyl-tRNA hydrolase yields MSKFLIVGLGNIGVDYANTRHNIGFDIVDKLAEEYDCSFKLERLAHKAEVKYKGRSLYLIKPTTYMNLSGKAVRYWMQNLKIPINNILVVVDDKDLDFGKLRMKPKGNDGGHNGLKDITLQLNTNAYPRLRFGIGNDFAPGQQIHYVLGKWTEEENAELDKHIKKSIEGIKSFATLGIERTMNTFN; encoded by the coding sequence ATGAGTAAATTTTTAATCGTTGGTCTGGGCAATATTGGAGTGGATTATGCAAATACCCGCCACAATATTGGTTTCGACATTGTAGACAAATTGGCTGAAGAATATGATTGTTCCTTCAAATTAGAGCGATTGGCACATAAAGCAGAGGTCAAATACAAAGGGCGATCATTGTACCTCATCAAGCCAACGACCTATATGAACCTAAGCGGAAAGGCTGTTCGGTATTGGATGCAAAATCTAAAAATTCCTATCAATAATATATTGGTAGTAGTGGATGACAAAGACCTTGATTTTGGTAAATTGAGAATGAAACCCAAAGGCAATGATGGTGGACACAATGGATTGAAAGACATTACACTGCAATTAAATACCAATGCTTATCCCCGTTTGCGTTTTGGTATTGGCAATGATTTTGCACCAGGGCAACAAATTCACTACGTATTGGGAAAATGGACAGAAGAAGAAAATGCCGAGCTGGACAAACATATCAAAAAAAGCATTGAAGGAATAAAAAGTTTTGCTACATTGGGCATTGAACGAACTATGAATACCTTCAATTAA
- a CDS encoding fumarylacetoacetate hydrolase family protein, giving the protein MKIFCIGRNYAEHAKELNNPVPKKPLIFSKPQTALVRENRPFFYPEFSNDIHHEIELVIKISKLGKHIAPKFAHKYYNEITLGIDFTARDLQNELKAKGQPWLLAKGFDGSAPVGKWLPIEEVRDVNNIDFSMTKNGETVQAGNTKDLLFTFDYLITYLSQFFTLQKGDLIFTGTPEGVGPVAIGDRLEGFLGEQKLLECDIK; this is encoded by the coding sequence ATGAAAATCTTCTGTATTGGTAGAAACTATGCCGAACACGCAAAAGAACTGAACAATCCTGTTCCCAAAAAACCTCTGATTTTTTCCAAACCTCAAACAGCTTTGGTGCGTGAAAACCGCCCCTTTTTCTATCCTGAGTTTTCTAATGATATTCATCACGAAATCGAATTGGTGATAAAAATCAGCAAACTTGGTAAACACATTGCTCCCAAATTTGCCCATAAATATTATAATGAAATCACACTGGGGATAGACTTTACTGCCCGTGATCTTCAAAACGAATTGAAAGCCAAAGGACAACCATGGCTACTCGCCAAAGGATTTGACGGTTCTGCACCTGTTGGAAAATGGCTACCCATTGAAGAAGTGAGAGATGTAAACAATATTGATTTCTCGATGACCAAAAATGGAGAAACTGTTCAAGCAGGCAATACCAAAGATTTACTGTTTACCTTTGACTATTTGATTACTTATCTTTCCCAGTTTTTCACCCTTCAAAAAGGTGATTTGATTTTCACAGGAACACCCGAAGGTGTTGGCCCTGTTGCAATTGGCGATAGATTGGAAGGATTCCTTGGTGAACAGAAATTGTTGGAGTGCGATATTAAGTAA
- a CDS encoding thiamine pyrophosphate-dependent enzyme: MPQTEPAFKIEEKILLKAYKLMQMVKYMAETYEKHRYTCKYVHATARGHEAIQLALALQLKNYDYVSPYYRDDAILLGAGFEPYDLMLQLLAKADDPFTAGRSYYCHPSSKSKNHPQIIQQSSATGMQVIPTTGIAQGVQYKEQRGLLQNGARPVVVCSLGDGSVTEGEVAEAWQFAALKQLPILYLVQDNDWGISATGEETRSMNAYEYAAGFKGLKRITVDGSDFFAAYEAVQKCMNHIREHRSPVVLHAKVPLLGHHTSGVRKEWYRDDLEEHAQHDPLIKLHQQLLDLHFEVDVLKKMEDEGAQEIESAFEKAVAAPNPDPETLLQHVYAPTSIVEEKGERAPEGGRKVLMVDAALYAMDEILRTYPEALFYGQDVGGRLGGVFREAATLAQKYGDDRVFNTAIQEAYIVGSTAGMSAVGLKPIVEIQFADYFWPSMNQLVTEIAKSCYLSAGKFPVQTLIRVPAGAYGGGGPYHSACIESSILNIPGIKVVFPSNAADMKGLLKAAFLDPNPVVLFEHKGLYWSKVMGTAEAKTIEPSEDYVIPLGKARIAQAASDEQLKKGNTLAVITYGMGVYWAKTASKKFEGSVEIIDLRTLKPLDEEMIFAAVKKHNKVLVLTEEALENSFAESLAGRISQYCFTYLDAPVATLGAVNVPAVPMNTVLEQAMLPNAKKVAKAIKKLLEW; encoded by the coding sequence ATGCCCCAAACCGAACCAGCGTTTAAGATAGAAGAAAAGATACTTTTGAAGGCATACAAGTTGATGCAGATGGTAAAATATATGGCAGAAACGTATGAAAAACATCGTTATACCTGCAAGTACGTTCATGCTACTGCAAGAGGTCATGAGGCAATTCAATTGGCTTTAGCCCTTCAACTAAAAAACTATGATTATGTAAGTCCTTATTATCGAGATGATGCTATCTTATTGGGCGCAGGTTTTGAACCTTACGATTTGATGCTGCAACTGTTGGCGAAAGCCGATGATCCTTTCACCGCAGGACGTTCCTATTATTGTCACCCTTCTTCAAAAAGTAAAAATCATCCACAAATTATTCAACAATCCAGTGCTACGGGTATGCAGGTCATTCCTACAACGGGCATAGCGCAAGGGGTTCAATACAAAGAACAGCGAGGTTTATTGCAAAATGGTGCAAGACCTGTTGTTGTTTGTTCATTGGGAGATGGTTCGGTTACGGAAGGAGAAGTAGCTGAGGCTTGGCAATTTGCAGCGTTGAAGCAGTTGCCGATTTTGTACTTGGTACAAGACAACGACTGGGGAATTTCAGCAACAGGTGAGGAAACACGAAGCATGAACGCCTATGAATATGCGGCAGGTTTTAAGGGATTGAAGCGAATTACTGTGGATGGAAGTGATTTTTTTGCAGCTTATGAAGCAGTGCAAAAATGTATGAACCATATTCGGGAACACCGCAGCCCCGTTGTTTTACACGCCAAAGTACCTCTTTTGGGACACCATACTTCGGGAGTACGCAAAGAATGGTATCGTGACGATTTGGAGGAACACGCCCAACATGATCCATTGATCAAACTTCACCAACAATTATTAGACCTTCATTTTGAGGTTGATGTATTGAAGAAGATGGAAGATGAAGGAGCACAGGAAATAGAATCTGCTTTTGAAAAAGCGGTAGCTGCTCCAAATCCTGATCCTGAAACACTTTTGCAGCATGTATATGCTCCTACTTCAATTGTAGAAGAAAAAGGGGAACGTGCGCCAGAAGGAGGTCGAAAAGTTTTGATGGTAGATGCGGCATTGTATGCAATGGACGAAATCTTGCGAACTTATCCTGAAGCCCTTTTTTATGGCCAGGATGTGGGAGGAAGATTGGGAGGTGTTTTTAGAGAAGCGGCAACTTTGGCGCAGAAATATGGTGATGACCGTGTATTCAATACAGCTATTCAGGAAGCCTATATCGTTGGTTCTACGGCAGGTATGTCGGCAGTAGGTTTGAAGCCGATTGTCGAAATACAGTTTGCGGATTACTTTTGGCCCAGCATGAATCAATTGGTGACAGAGATTGCTAAGTCCTGTTATTTATCGGCGGGTAAATTTCCTGTTCAAACCTTGATTCGTGTACCTGCGGGGGCGTATGGTGGTGGTGGACCGTATCATTCGGCGTGCATTGAATCCAGTATTTTGAATATTCCTGGTATCAAAGTCGTATTTCCCTCCAATGCTGCAGATATGAAAGGCTTACTTAAAGCCGCTTTTCTGGATCCAAACCCAGTAGTTTTGTTTGAGCATAAAGGCTTGTATTGGAGTAAGGTAATGGGAACAGCAGAGGCAAAAACCATTGAACCAAGTGAAGATTATGTGATTCCTTTGGGTAAAGCTCGAATTGCACAAGCGGCTTCTGATGAACAATTGAAGAAGGGAAACACATTGGCGGTGATTACTTACGGAATGGGCGTTTATTGGGCAAAAACGGCCTCTAAAAAATTTGAAGGGTCGGTAGAAATCATTGATTTGAGAACATTGAAGCCTTTGGACGAAGAAATGATTTTTGCAGCTGTCAAAAAACACAATAAAGTGCTGGTTTTGACTGAAGAAGCCCTTGAAAACTCTTTTGCCGAAAGCTTGGCAGGCCGAATTTCACAGTATTGTTTTACTTATTTAGATGCTCCTGTTGCCACACTTGGAGCTGTAAATGTTCCTGCTGTGCCGATGAATACGGTTTTGGAGCAAGCCATGTTGCCGAATGCAAAGAAAGTGGCGAAAGCGATAAAGAAGTTATTAGAATGGTAA
- a CDS encoding sigma-70 family RNA polymerase sigma factor, which produces MASYTEFNQLFKQCYRYCMPVLKKYATTEQDAEDAFTEAITIFWVHWKRGDVKNQSNIPAFICTTAIRLLHKINKKQVQIVEDTALKDEEAVDDLLDKSFGKSSTYKTLLLRKAFKRLGDACKQLITAKYIYKHSYENIAEDFGHKNAQVTKTQTHRCVQRIKTYFEEEQLQTKQTL; this is translated from the coding sequence ATGGCATCTTACACAGAATTCAATCAACTGTTCAAACAGTGTTACAGGTATTGTATGCCTGTATTAAAAAAATATGCTACGACCGAACAAGATGCGGAAGATGCTTTTACAGAAGCCATCACTATTTTTTGGGTTCATTGGAAGCGAGGTGATGTAAAAAATCAAAGCAATATTCCCGCTTTTATATGCACAACAGCCATACGGTTACTGCATAAAATAAACAAAAAACAGGTTCAAATAGTCGAGGATACGGCATTGAAGGACGAAGAGGCGGTTGATGATTTATTAGACAAATCGTTTGGAAAATCGTCAACTTACAAAACACTATTACTCAGAAAAGCTTTTAAACGTCTGGGTGACGCTTGTAAACAATTAATCACTGCTAAATATATCTACAAACATAGTTATGAAAATATTGCAGAAGATTTTGGACATAAAAATGCCCAGGTCACCAAAACACAAACACATAGATGCGTTCAAAGGATAAAAACCTATTTTGAAGAAGAACAGTTACAGACAAAACAAACTCTTTGA
- a CDS encoding S8/S53 family peptidase encodes MKKFYAVAIIALMTMCCNLFAQTSSEGNHKIPEESIKYVSNQVYWQVKTGTEVPVFDVRGDVRDNQLNRINGLAAIVENYQITRIEKSFRQWRKDDAIGRTFTVHFADNRASENLVDDLSRLSATSLSEKIPYNEVFQAPNDPLYPQQWYLPHVNAEAAWAINDCGGSNVVIAIVDDAVLTSHQDLASKVVPGFDVADNDADPNPPTSVGNPYFSHGTHVAGIAGAATNNSVGMASMGHHCMIMPVKTKSDGNTTPGGLDNPYDGVLYAINNGADVINMSWGGYGYSSVNAAIMSQAYNAGIVCVAAAGNDNAPTAAYPAAYPNVIGVGATDANDQKASFSNYGLNVDVMAPGVGILSSIATSTSAYDSWSGTSMASPIVAGLAGLYLCEHGGNVNTNPNTFAQCLYDHAADITAQNPNFPNQLGAGLIQADDAVDCEPSAENDCPPGSCELVPNWDFETPSLASLQTYSNLHAFENAEVCGWRAMTSSPQMKPTAESADNYAFLWGQVNGGESIQTIDPLPLIANTTYILEYDYRVIAANNGAQTVVDNIFITFEGDNVNPTTATGTVVDHQISVQPTATFQHRVVTFTTPANGAHRHLSVYPRQTSGSGSPNQGNMGIDNITIRPFLTVTAWADQDTICNNTCTPLHATAVGGDYVIWEPAYGLSDPNSYDPIACPDETTTYTVTVYDEETGCTTSADVTVVVIPCEPPVCDDIITVEGICTEDGILLTAYINGVVIDPTSTSPTYMITWDGTTVDYVNDNPVLYPIGEAYTLNVGVIYDLSNPQLCCHYELDLVAQGELDISIEATQDTICQFTCTQLSVNAPAGSIITWTPTTDLDDPTSANPIACPLETTTYDVEVYDPITGCSGKSSITIVVDKECDCDDVKVEVVQECLGYDVVTKVLINGIAIDPSNLSWISINWDVVGGPDIVDENCVILPVGTQFQVHVTYGINLNVPSQCCHYYFNGEVKDLECVNCEFSIIETCKDGIVCLTMVNSAGIPVVPGNMNGYYFQIWWDYNQTIYVNQNPFCVPAGSVYGATIRIFKGEQLLCTNSVKGHIADCCHGQKDCCSPFNSKGIAQTYTPGEDIVVTWDPNGAVTYEIDVVHNYSGCSPNYCHFEINAGTTYVSLASEGCFNVCEEYQITVTAICADGTTYQVTLPKILAYPADGTFCLACEEPNDGEVEVVGDGDGKGKRSVEENIDTNVSIYPNPATNLLNIKYGLTAASAQIEIFDFSGKQVLYKETTDTSATSIDISNLDAAVYIVKVTIDGQESSFNKLAVIK; translated from the coding sequence ATGAAGAAATTTTACGCAGTGGCTATTATAGCCCTAATGACTATGTGCTGCAATCTTTTTGCACAAACTTCCTCCGAAGGTAACCACAAGATTCCAGAAGAGTCGATAAAATACGTATCCAATCAAGTGTATTGGCAAGTCAAAACAGGCACAGAAGTTCCTGTATTTGATGTTCGTGGTGACGTCCGTGATAACCAATTGAACCGAATAAATGGTTTGGCTGCAATTGTAGAAAATTACCAAATTACCCGCATCGAAAAATCGTTCAGGCAATGGCGAAAAGACGATGCAATCGGTAGAACTTTCACGGTTCATTTTGCAGACAATAGAGCATCCGAAAATTTAGTCGATGATTTAAGCAGACTGTCGGCTACTTCTTTGAGTGAAAAAATCCCTTATAACGAGGTTTTTCAAGCTCCGAACGATCCTCTCTATCCCCAACAATGGTACTTACCCCATGTCAATGCCGAAGCAGCTTGGGCTATCAATGATTGTGGAGGAAGTAATGTTGTCATTGCGATAGTAGATGATGCGGTATTGACCTCACATCAAGATTTGGCGAGTAAAGTAGTGCCTGGTTTTGATGTAGCCGACAACGATGCTGACCCAAATCCTCCTACTTCTGTTGGAAATCCTTACTTTTCACATGGTACACATGTTGCAGGTATTGCAGGAGCAGCTACCAATAATAGTGTTGGTATGGCTTCAATGGGACACCATTGTATGATTATGCCTGTCAAAACCAAAAGTGATGGAAATACAACTCCCGGTGGATTAGACAATCCCTATGATGGAGTTTTGTATGCCATTAACAATGGTGCGGATGTAATCAATATGTCCTGGGGTGGCTATGGTTATTCGAGCGTAAATGCAGCTATCATGAGCCAGGCCTACAATGCAGGTATTGTATGTGTAGCAGCAGCTGGTAATGACAATGCGCCTACTGCTGCTTATCCTGCGGCTTATCCCAATGTGATTGGAGTGGGAGCAACAGATGCAAATGATCAAAAAGCGAGTTTCTCTAACTATGGTTTAAATGTAGATGTAATGGCTCCTGGTGTGGGTATTTTGAGTAGTATTGCTACTTCAACAAGTGCCTACGATTCATGGAGTGGTACTTCTATGGCAAGTCCAATTGTTGCAGGTTTAGCAGGATTGTATTTGTGTGAACATGGTGGAAATGTGAATACCAATCCAAATACATTTGCACAATGCCTTTATGACCATGCTGCGGATATAACTGCTCAAAATCCAAATTTCCCCAACCAACTGGGTGCAGGGTTGATACAAGCAGATGACGCAGTTGATTGTGAGCCTTCTGCAGAAAATGATTGCCCCCCTGGCTCTTGTGAATTGGTTCCTAACTGGGACTTTGAAACACCTAGTTTAGCGAGCCTACAAACATATAGTAATCTTCACGCATTTGAAAATGCTGAAGTATGTGGTTGGAGAGCGATGACCAGTTCTCCACAAATGAAACCTACAGCAGAAAGTGCAGATAACTATGCCTTTTTATGGGGGCAAGTCAATGGTGGAGAGAGTATTCAAACTATTGACCCTCTACCTTTGATAGCGAATACTACTTATATTTTGGAGTACGATTATAGAGTGATAGCAGCTAATAATGGTGCGCAAACGGTAGTAGATAACATATTTATTACCTTTGAAGGAGATAATGTCAACCCCACAACAGCTACAGGAACAGTTGTTGATCACCAAATCAGTGTCCAGCCAACTGCCACATTCCAACATAGAGTTGTTACTTTCACCACACCAGCCAATGGGGCTCACAGGCATTTATCTGTTTATCCAAGACAAACCTCTGGTTCAGGTTCTCCTAATCAAGGAAACATGGGAATTGACAATATCACTATCCGTCCATTCCTAACCGTAACAGCCTGGGCAGACCAAGATACCATTTGCAACAACACCTGTACACCTTTACATGCCACAGCAGTAGGAGGAGACTATGTGATATGGGAACCAGCGTATGGATTAAGCGATCCAAATAGTTATGACCCAATAGCTTGTCCCGACGAAACGACTACCTATACAGTGACAGTATATGATGAGGAAACAGGTTGTACAACCTCAGCAGATGTAACCGTAGTAGTTATTCCATGTGAACCTCCTGTTTGCGATGACATCATCACTGTTGAAGGAATCTGTACAGAAGATGGCATCTTACTGACTGCCTATATCAACGGTGTGGTAATTGATCCAACTTCAACAAGTCCGACTTACATGATTACTTGGGACGGTACAACGGTGGATTATGTAAATGACAATCCTGTTTTGTATCCTATTGGAGAAGCTTATACACTGAATGTAGGAGTCATTTATGACCTTAGCAATCCTCAATTGTGTTGTCACTATGAATTGGATTTGGTAGCACAAGGAGAATTGGATATTAGCATTGAAGCTACACAAGATACTATCTGTCAATTTACTTGTACACAATTATCTGTCAATGCTCCAGCAGGTTCTATCATTACTTGGACACCAACTACTGATTTGGATGACCCAACAAGTGCAAACCCAATAGCTTGCCCACTCGAAACGACAACCTATGATGTTGAAGTATATGACCCTATCACAGGATGTTCAGGAAAGAGCAGCATCACAATAGTAGTAGATAAAGAATGTGATTGTGACGATGTAAAAGTTGAAGTTGTACAAGAATGTTTGGGCTACGATGTGGTGACAAAAGTGCTTATCAACGGAATTGCCATAGACCCATCTAACCTAAGTTGGATTAGTATCAATTGGGATGTAGTAGGAGGTCCAGATATTGTAGATGAAAACTGCGTGATTTTGCCAGTAGGAACACAATTCCAAGTGCATGTTACTTATGGGATCAACTTAAATGTACCGAGTCAATGTTGTCATTATTACTTCAATGGTGAAGTCAAAGATTTAGAGTGTGTCAATTGTGAATTTTCCATCATCGAAACCTGCAAGGATGGAATTGTATGTCTTACTATGGTCAATTCAGCGGGAATACCTGTTGTACCTGGCAATATGAATGGATACTATTTCCAAATATGGTGGGACTACAATCAGACAATTTATGTCAATCAAAATCCTTTCTGTGTACCAGCAGGTAGCGTGTATGGAGCTACTATACGAATCTTCAAAGGCGAGCAGTTACTTTGTACCAATAGTGTAAAAGGTCATATTGCTGATTGCTGCCACGGACAAAAAGATTGTTGTTCGCCATTCAATTCCAAGGGAATAGCACAAACATACACTCCAGGAGAAGACATCGTTGTGACTTGGGATCCAAATGGAGCAGTGACTTATGAGATAGATGTGGTACATAACTACAGTGGATGCTCTCCAAATTATTGCCACTTTGAAATTAACGCAGGAACTACTTATGTGTCCTTAGCATCAGAAGGTTGCTTCAATGTATGTGAAGAATACCAAATCACAGTAACCGCAATCTGTGCAGATGGAACGACTTATCAAGTAACCTTACCAAAGATATTGGCTTATCCTGCAGATGGCACATTCTGTTTGGCATGTGAAGAGCCAAATGACGGTGAAGTGGAAGTAGTAGGTGACGGTGATGGCAAAGGAAAGAGAAGTGTGGAAGAAAATATAGATACCAATGTATCAATTTATCCAAATCCAGCTACGAATCTCTTAAACATCAAATATGGATTGACCGCTGCATCAGCTCAAATTGAAATATTTGACTTTAGTGGCAAGCAAGTGCTTTACAAAGAAACCACAGATACTTCTGCTACTTCAATAGACATCAGTAACTTAGATGCTGCAGTTTATATTGTCAAAGTAACCATTGACGGTCAAGAAAGCAGCTTCAATAAGTTAGCGGTGATTAAATAA